Part of the Fusarium musae strain F31 chromosome 3, whole genome shotgun sequence genome, tcagaGCGAGTCGAGTCGCCCGTGTAAGTGAGAGACTCATTAAGGTACCGGTACCGCGATGGAGCTCATCGTGGATATCTTTGAGGTAAGAAGAGAGGGTCTGGTGTTTGATCCAGCTCTTCAAACACGCTCTGGGTGTGTTTCGTGAAGAGCAGCAATGGTAAGACTTCCGAGGAGGTCAGGTCGGATCTGGAAAGGGAAACCTCGTAGCAAAGACTGCAGTCAAGCAAATATCGTGCATAGATGTTACAATATTGGAAGATGCAGACATGTAAACGCTGTTGTCTTGTCTATGATCAACAATCCGTGCTTCCTCCCATCTTAACTTACTCCAAATCTGAAGCCCTTGTTGATGGCTTCTCCAACTAACTCACCACCCCTCTGAGGTTGATTTATTTAGAAGCAAAAAAGACTTTTCTCCAACCTTTCCAGATCACCTTTATGGCTGAAATAGTGGCTGATGATGTGCTTTTGGCTGCCATCCAACTCACATCTTCCGATATTCAGCCAGGCATCACATCACATGAGAAAGATTAACGAGGCCAACACCTTGCGTCGACAGAGTGATATTAAAGCACGTCGTCGTCAGCGTTTGCACCCCCAGGAAATGTATAACAGTGACAGCGCAGTATAAACGagctgttcttctcatcaccaaatTACCCTCTCTAGTCTCGACCACGATCTAGCAACTATTGCAGACTCGCGAGACccagcaacaagagcacGCGCTCCCTGGGTCCCACCAACTTACAGCGCGCACACCCCTAGCAATCAACCCCCCTACCCCCCTGTAAGCACCTCAGCATCCTAGACAGGGCAAGCTCAAGCACGAACCAAAGTAACGGGTACGGTACCGCCGCATTTCTGTTTTTATATagaatactatatatatgaCTCTGGCCTTGCCCTCCCATCATATCGTCAAATCTCATATCAGTATCAGTATCAGCATCagtatcagcatcagcatcattcTGCTCTTTTGCAATCATCACAATGTCCAACCCTGTATCGGACAACGGACCTCGGTCTACTAGACCCCGTCCTGCCAAATCCGGCATCGACATCAAGCTCGACCAGCACTGGAGCTCAAAGTCGTATACTTCTGGCTCCAAGGTCACAGGAaacgtcatcatcaacacccagCGCGATGTTGCTTATGATGGCTTTGACATCTTCTTCACTGGCACTGCCTACACTCGTGTTGACTTTGTCAGCCAATATTCCAGCGCCAACTACGCTTCTCGTCCTTTCATGAAGCTCCGCATGCCTCTCAGCCCGGCAGATTTCCCCAGCAATCGTGTCTTCGAGGCTGGCCGCACATATACAATCCCCTTCCACTTTGTTGTTCCCCACCAGCTTACCCTCAGCGCATGCAACCACCCCGTGGAGCATGAGGGTATCAGGGACCACCACCTTCAGCTCCCCCCTACCATGGGATTCTGGGAGCGCAACGATCAGTCTCCTGACATGGCTCACATCGAATATGGCATCCGTGCCGTGGCTACCAAGAACAGCGAGGATGAGGGCCGAACTTTGCCCCTTGATAGCTTCCACATGGTCAAGGTTCTCCCTGCCATGCCCGAGGATGCTCCTCTTGATATCTGCACCAAGGACGAGCGCTACTGTCTCTCCAAGACAAAGCCTATCCGCAAGAACCTCTTCTCTGCCAAGCAGGGCGAGCTCGTCACTACGGCTTCTCAGCCCAGTGCCATTATGCTCTCTGGAAACTTCCTCAACGCCAGCGGTACCAACTTGAAGGTCAACTTCGAGTTCAGCTCCATCTCCAAGGATGTTACACCTCCCAAGGTCAACTCCGTTAGCGCTAAGCTCCACGCAACCACTTTCTTCAGCAGTGCTCCCATGACACAGCTCCCTAACTTGGGTTCTCGCGTCAAGCACCAGGGCACCCCATCGCTCACTTACTCCACCACCACACCGGTCCCCATGCGACCTGATACCCAGCTCACGTGGGAGGATGAAGCTCCTGCTTCTCGACGGGACTCTGGCTACGACAGTGCTTTCTGGAATGAAGGAGAGATATCTGAGTCTGATGATACCCAGCGCAACAGAAAGGCCAGCAAGTACAATGTCCGCCGCTACGCCACTCTCGATGTTCCTTTCAACCTGCCCACTTCCAAcagcaagctcttcctccCTACCTTCTACTCGTGCCTCAGCGCCCGCGCTTATATCCTCCACCTTACCCTATCTGTTGGTCCCAtgaacaccaacatcaacctcagcatCCCTATCCAGGTGGCTGTTGAGAATACCTACAACCAcatcgacgacgatgagcttCCTTCTTTCGACGCTGCCATCGCCGAGGCTGAAGAAGCCGATGTCGATCTTCACCTGCAGCCCCGCCTCATGCAGGTTCCTGATGCCCGATTCCAGGGCAACAGCGTGCTTCCTGGCTACGAAGACATGCGAATGCGAGCCCAAGTGGCAGTTGCCTAGATGGCAGCAACTTTTACAAGCAAGACAACTTAATGGATATTAATGGAGGAGGATCTGTTCCAAAAAGTTCTTATGATACCACGTTTCCaaaaaagaaggaggagatgggaAATTTTTATGACCTTTGTTTATTGCATTACTCAGCGAGGAGTTTTCGAGTTTTTTTCCCAAAAACGATTCGATTTTCTGCCAAGAATGGTTCTTGGCATCTTTTGGAGTTTAGAGGACGTTgcatatacatacatacaagcATTATACAGGGGGTGCATTATTGGGATTACATAAAATGGGAATCGGACAGCGCATTCCGAAGCGAGTTTTACTATGTTAGAGACGTGGAACCACCACATGATCCTTTTTGTTATAGAAGAATATGATAATCTTCCAACATTTCTTGCTTTCTTGATGTGATCTGCTGTTCTGCGCGTATTTCTCTGGGTGTATAAAAAATAGCATTTTGTTACGTATTAATAATGTCAGACAAGACCACAGTCGACTCATCCAAAGGGGTCTCAAAAAAGGAACGTTTCGGAAATGCCGTCGGACGATGAACCACGTGAACGAATTTGGCCGAAACCGCAGCGGCACCAACAGCTGCTGTGGAATCATTATCGTGTTACATCCGAGAATGCGTTGCTTTCCCATGTTATTGCCGTGGCTATCTCATGATCTTCCACTTTGCAGTATACAGACATGCGCTCCAACTTGATTGGATAGGGCTGTGGGACAAGGCGGGATCTTGCATACGGGATGGGGCGGAGCCTGTTTATTGGTGGATTTGGGGGTCGCTTGAAGAGCGTGCAGCTTGACAAAAGATTTGGTGGAAAAGGGCTGGGatagacagagacagagatggCCATTTGTCTTGGTTCCCGGCTCTGCGAACCTTGGTAATGTCAGTTGTTGATTGGTAAATGATATAGTGAGAAGTTCTTGCACACATATTCCGCAGTTAACATGATGCTTAACGTGGTTCATCCTTGGCAATCCCTGGACGACCTTGATCTTAAGCCGTGACCCAAATATCTTTGCTAGGTGAGGAATATCTGCGCGGACggaaaatatatctatatctGCATGGGAgaatctttctcttctcttctcttgtctcttcttttctttcttttttggcTTAAAAGatgtatatataaagttgaTCAATGGGCCTGATGCACGTATTTAGCCGCTCACTCTTGCTCAAGTAATTTGGCAATGGCCTCAGTTGGCTAGATCTGTTATACCTCCTTGCTGTTACCGCCTTACTATGGGATGAGCCAATGTCTCAGATCTACACCTCTACTACGCACTATGGttgtcctcctccaccaacgaACATTGCCGCCTGGTAGATCACTCGAATTACAACAAAGACGTGCAATAGATGGCTTGGATCTTGAAATGCCTACAAGTCACTAATCATCCAATTGCACCTCATCTCTCGCGAGATTGCCATGTCTACACAGGGGCTCATATTTCACATACCGCCACTAAAGAGCAAACAACGCCGCTCGAGGTTTCAGCGCGAAGAGCGAGGATATTGTTCCAGGAACCAGCGTAGTACTGCCGATCATACAAGCTTCAGCCTCGAAAGCGGTGTCGAAAGGACAATGCGTGATAAGTCTAAGTGGACAAAGACGCCCAAGAAACGTGATCTAGGGCTCACGTGGTTTGCAGCCAAGCCTTACAGACTTTGCCGTTCTAATTTTCATGAATATTGGGTTGAGTGCAAGTTTGAAGTCGAGTCTGTTGTCAGCATGGTCACTGCTCAGAGGCTTGATATTGTTCAGCAGTTTGGTGGCGTTGCCAAGCCAAGGCCGTTGTGATGGAAACTATACTTGGATGGAGAGTGTCGAGAGTTTCTTGGTGACTCTGTCAATATTGGTTATGCAAATAATAGTGTTTTGCCTTGAATTGCATTTCATTTCAATTGAGAAAGGCCTCCAACTGAGATTATTCGAACTGAACCCCAGTATTCTGTAATGAAATTAGCATAGATCCCGTCGCCAAACGTCCAAGTATAGCGTGCATTGGCCCCTCCTGTCACTTCAACTTCAGGGCGTCAGCCAAACGAACAATGCTAAGACCAAGACCTAGTTCCGAGCCATGTTTGCTCTCTAAAGGACAAGAACCTCAGCCTTGTAGAAGAGAATTCGAAGATCAGCATAAGCTAATCAGCAGATAGGTTCTAGTGAAAAGAAATGCATGAGTGGAACAATACCAAACCTGAAATATCATCATGTTCCAGAAATATGGACAATACTAAGGCTAGTAAGAAGAGCAATGAGGCCTCGGCACAGGGGCTTCACTTTTCATGGCGAGATACGATAGTCGAGATTGTAGAGAGGGTATACAGTATTCTCCAATTAAAGCAAGATGGATAGATATAAGAACGAGGGCCGTTttctgttgaagaagaagaatccaGATATCCAGACCCGTTCGtttccagcttcttcttcgctaCCCATCTTCTCTTATATTTATTCCCTCCATTACGTAACTCATCATGGAAGCCCAGGAATTTCgtgaggctgccaaggcggCAATTGATGAGAGTAAGTTCTTATATCATAACCATAATAGCCATCATGACTCCCCTCGAGCCATCATGAACCCCGAGTGAACATCCCCCCTTTTATCTTTCCCTTGCGAAGCCTGACTATTAACACTACCACCTTGAAATATCCAACTCATACTAAATAAAGCTCTCAGTGACCGACTATACCGAAAATGTCGCCGACTACCGCGTTGTCTCGAATGTTAAACCAGGCTACTTGCGTCCTCTACTACCATCCTCTCCGCCAACAGACCCCGAACCATGGTCCGCCATACACCAAGACATCGAATCCAAGATCCTCCCAGGCATTACTCACTGGAGTAGTCCTCGCTTCATGGCATTCTTCCCCTGTGCGAGCAGCTATCCAGCCGCTCTGGCAGAGATATATTCTAATGCCTTTAACGGAGCACACTTCAACTGGATCTGTAGTCCTGCTGTGACAGAGCTCGAGACTATAGTTATGGACTGGCTGGCCCAGGCATTAGGATTGCCTGAGTGTTTTCTCAGTGGAGGGTCTACACATGGTGGCGGCGTGATTCATGGGAGTATCAGTGAGAGTCTGATTGTCAACATGGCTGCTGCGAGAGATAAGTATCTCGCTTCTGTGACAGACCACCTCCCTCCCGGCagtgaagagaaggaggaagcaCTTTGGGATCTTCGAAGCAGATTGGTGGCCCTTGGAAGCTCAGGTACACACTCGAGCACTAAAAAGGTCGCTCAAGTTCTTGGTGTTCGCTTCGCTACCATCCCAGTATCCGAGGCGGATGGCTTCTCTCTCCGAGGCGAGGCCCTCGCTGCCACTATTGAGAGTCTTCGAGCCCGCGGCCTTGAACCATTCTTTCTCACTGCTACCCTTGGCACCACCGATGTCTGCGCCGTGGATGATTTCGAGGGTATTGCCCAAGCTCTTAAGCCAACCTTCGATACGCCACGGGACATCTGGGTT contains:
- a CDS encoding hypothetical protein (EggNog:ENOG41); this translates as MEAQEFREAAKAAIDEMTDYTENVADYRVVSNVKPGYLRPLLPSSPPTDPEPWSAIHQDIESKILPGITHWSSPRFMAFFPCASSYPAALAEIYSNAFNGAHFNWICSPAVTELETIVMDWLAQALGLPECFLSGGSTHGGGVIHGSISESLIVNMAAARDKYLASVTDHLPPGSEEKEEALWDLRSRLVALGSSGTHSSTKKVAQVLGVRFATIPVSEADGFSLRGEALAATIESLRARGLEPFFLTATLGTTDVCAVDDFEGIAQALKPTFDTPRDIWVHIDAAYAGAALVLEEYQHLARAFSSFHSISFSPHKWFLTTFDCTAVWVRHRSWLIQALSIKPPYLRNQYSDDELVTDYRDWQIPLGRRFRSLKLWFVMRSYGISGLQKHIRNGVDLAESLEDKINSRRDIFSIFTPARFGLMTIRINGESEQQINDRTEAVYEAINAAGEFYLTATVVNDKFAIRVCTSVTKVEEQHVQRMFDVLVHTAENEIAKGHKWLECNL
- a CDS encoding hypothetical protein (EggNog:ENOG41), producing the protein MSNPVSDNGPRSTRPRPAKSGIDIKLDQHWSSKSYTSGSKVTGNVIINTQRDVAYDGFDIFFTGTAYTRVDFVSQYSSANYASRPFMKLRMPLSPADFPSNRVFEAGRTYTIPFHFVVPHQLTLSACNHPVEHEGIRDHHLQLPPTMGFWERNDQSPDMAHIEYGIRAVATKNSEDEGRTLPLDSFHMVKVLPAMPEDAPLDICTKDERYCLSKTKPIRKNLFSAKQGELVTTASQPSAIMLSGNFLNASGTNLKVNFEFSSISKDVTPPKVNSVSAKLHATTFFSSAPMTQLPNLGSRVKHQGTPSLTYSTTTPVPMRPDTQLTWEDEAPASRRDSGYDSAFWNEGEISESDDTQRNRKASKYNVRRYATLDVPFNLPTSNSKLFLPTFYSCLSARAYILHLTLSVGPMNTNINLSIPIQVAVENTYNHIDDDELPSFDAAIAEAEEADVDLHLQPRLMQVPDARFQGNSVLPGYEDMRMRAQVAVA